The proteins below are encoded in one region of Berryella intestinalis:
- a CDS encoding DUF4230 domain-containing protein, with the protein MDNDPQRKGAVNGECTEGQIHLEQVPEAPAQQGECGTEKESGAKAKILFGRWSLKKTGLVVVVVVVSIAVVCGIVLPLALDRNGTRYITESELRDVVNVENLNTIDYTYKGIAESHSSFLWMDAVDYRVKYTAHVRASYDMSAIEFSIDKENSIVTAYIPPATISDPILDNNQFGYLPEKTNAELPTVIALCKEDAAKEVNREQIQAESLKSLEDTIRALTLPLLGDDLSLQFKSLSEYSGTGEQNES; encoded by the coding sequence ATGGATAACGACCCCCAAAGAAAGGGAGCTGTAAACGGCGAATGCACCGAGGGTCAAATCCATCTTGAGCAAGTACCTGAAGCTCCAGCGCAACAGGGCGAATGCGGAACGGAAAAGGAATCGGGGGCAAAAGCAAAGATCCTTTTTGGAAGGTGGTCTTTGAAGAAAACCGGATTGGTTGTTGTTGTCGTCGTTGTTTCAATTGCCGTCGTTTGCGGCATAGTTTTGCCCCTTGCGCTCGATCGCAATGGGACACGATATATTACAGAGTCGGAATTAAGAGATGTGGTTAATGTCGAAAACCTGAATACCATTGATTACACGTACAAAGGCATAGCCGAAAGTCACAGCAGCTTTCTTTGGATGGACGCTGTCGATTATCGAGTCAAATATACCGCTCACGTTCGGGCAAGCTACGATATGTCAGCTATCGAATTCTCGATAGACAAAGAGAACAGCATCGTGACAGCCTACATTCCGCCCGCGACAATATCTGATCCCATCCTAGACAACAACCAATTCGGATATCTGCCTGAGAAAACAAACGCGGAACTACCCACCGTCATAGCTCTATGCAAAGAAGATGCAGCGAAAGAAGTAAACAGGGAACAAATACAAGCAGAATCACTCAAGAGCCTCGAAGACACCATCCGTGCACTTACGTTACCGCTACTCGGTGATGATTTGAGTCTGCAATTCAAAAGCCTTTCCGAATACAGTGGAACTGGAGAGCAAAATGAATCCTAG
- a CDS encoding 4Fe-4S dicluster domain-containing protein yields MAASSEGLSERAPHWGMVIDLFKCIGCDACTVSCKAENRTPPGITYNVVLEEEVGTYPNMRVRMTPRPCMQCQNAPCVEVCPVKASYRGEDGIVVIDANRCIGCRYCIAACPYGARSVDEGMSYRTEMQAADQVTVPEYGVERTGHIKDQGLQGTARKCTFCSHRIAHGEVPACCETCLGDARVFGDLNDPESAVSKLASSSRASRLKEELGTNPSVYYLR; encoded by the coding sequence ATGGCAGCTTCGAGCGAAGGCTTGTCCGAACGCGCGCCGCATTGGGGGATGGTCATCGACCTGTTCAAATGCATCGGATGCGACGCCTGCACCGTTTCCTGCAAAGCCGAGAACCGAACGCCGCCCGGCATCACCTACAACGTGGTGCTGGAAGAAGAGGTGGGAACGTATCCCAACATGCGCGTGCGCATGACGCCGCGTCCGTGCATGCAATGCCAAAACGCGCCCTGCGTGGAGGTCTGCCCGGTGAAGGCATCGTATCGGGGCGAAGACGGGATCGTCGTCATCGATGCGAACCGCTGCATCGGGTGCCGGTACTGCATCGCGGCTTGCCCCTACGGTGCGCGCTCCGTTGACGAAGGGATGTCGTATCGCACCGAAATGCAGGCGGCCGACCAGGTGACGGTGCCCGAGTACGGCGTCGAGCGCACGGGTCACATAAAAGACCAGGGTCTCCAGGGAACCGCGCGGAAGTGCACGTTCTGCTCGCACCGAATCGCCCACGGGGAGGTTCCGGCTTGCTGCGAAACCTGCCTGGGAGACGCCCGGGTGTTCGGGGATCTGAACGATCCGGAGTCGGCGGTTTCCAAGCTCGCATCTTCGTCGCGCGCATCGCGGCTCAAAGAGGAGCTGGGCACCAATCCGTCAGTCTATTACCTGAGGTGA
- a CDS encoding Spy0128 family protein, with the protein MAPQALTELWVDGTNGDDSNDGSAGAMLKTLGKALERQAADTSINVIHVKGNLALSATANIPSGVTLFIESEGAAISGSGNSINGIVLKGGSTLKGAGTLTMTGFKTALTSEKGSTITDGTYVFKNNAAGSGTCGLFLGGTVKGTSGKDKLVITADDKSNTNFYASGMTFENCTVNVTSQARTWFDARDLNLKNASLTVKGFGQTFYMNKLNMEGSDLTINPSFYGQTGMTIQSSSSIVNSYIKANAGSTAGISIGAANGTINVTNSTLEFTNNGTGGLNVNTGKVVLTNSTIKGNGKNAGALFGAQTNGSIEFKENCLVETPAAKNSDNGAGQTSKNFIVTGGSYLVKYAPSYNSSLGSTIPTNGAANGDEQLSLFTLADSSTNMLNPLNKDGQAYDYSVSKASSDGEKHVWVPAAKSTFKLNADDAASKVDAAYADGSVADKTASAMRGYALGAAKSVEGGSVSMPDDPFAPGYKFLGWFYKDAAGTEKAFDASVVLAADTTVYAKWESDASSYAVKYHNGADTDVTYLASSSNPARTMQVLSIDDVTKAAPAFARNGKIFKGWTTEPDGAGNAVAVGDTLSIPAGTAVLNLYAAWEDKLVSVKFSANGGAFTADSVFKKNPDVFDIVSDANGGEIAVAKKQAKVSDDMTLNDLLKSLGTGTVTASTKGIADPVSSDTDAAYTGIATRSYHVLGNEDVEETVFFWTTHKYYYWFSDTAGSTRATIDDKVKLTEDLTFYLKWNPDPSIEKIAGASSIPSDMWSGAQEKTTSIKEVATDEAFSMTGAVDAQIIVDQMNALESSIAGGLDDLAKISLSDTASAFKATIKLPDEVVIPANPKVTATGLGDCFNLDGVSVNGREVTVRFGLKGGFENYKQLKDAVLSTGKDDVQTMVAQDQNASGIAKPITVTVEGLTLDSNAVTNGQELTATGVVSGEFSSYAKNTVSGKVKKFDFTWNGDQIAGSADPRGNDIRQTLLVVKPMDQEIPADIVVGSETEHDAVYDVVPGETLDFTGTIDASVVKNQMKGIEALFPNTTDYDAIALEDMASSFTASFKIPGKMTLPEGLSKKSVKLEGFSDTFSVSDLTVSGDTVTIKMDLKTGINTYKDLQTAVADNLGDIMKVTIPGIKINDDLAAGETATVSGSVSGSFKASAIKKDSGTAKVFVFNWTGRQTDEGRDFTLPNDPGINFTVVAVAPMESNLPADMLVGANTEHDAVIEAVQGSTFDLTGAVSAASIQDQMNKIEAVYPGADHDGIKLDIGGFSFDAAFTVPDGMTLPSDLDASKVKAVDFGGGFTVSDVNVSGKTVTVTFALSDPVGIKTYSDLEKIVDAAGGADGWMKLVVPGIKIDRNAAPDSLLTIKGEVSGSFRASATSAAGTHRAFSFTWNGVQWPDGKDFVATDDETIQLTMKVIAPAPVKASIEVEKALEGRAWKSDDSFRFEISPLDGAPATPLSAVSVQADSKDHKASFGEATYTTPGVYSYEVKEVPGNLANVTYDSNAYKVVVTVSDGANGTLVASVAYPDGMDGAVRFTNTYKAAPTDDKPVAPIDNGKKTPDETAAPHTVVKVVAPRSASPRTGDDLGILAGLAVAVALSSAAAYKLSTRKRKS; encoded by the coding sequence ATGGCTCCCCAGGCGCTTACCGAGCTTTGGGTCGACGGCACGAACGGCGACGACTCGAATGACGGCTCTGCCGGTGCCATGCTGAAGACGCTTGGCAAGGCGCTCGAGCGCCAGGCTGCCGACACCTCGATCAACGTCATCCACGTTAAGGGCAACCTCGCTCTTTCCGCGACCGCAAACATCCCCTCGGGCGTCACGCTTTTCATCGAGTCCGAAGGCGCTGCGATCAGCGGGAGCGGCAACAGCATCAACGGCATCGTGCTGAAGGGCGGCTCTACCCTCAAGGGCGCGGGAACGCTCACGATGACGGGTTTCAAAACCGCACTTACCTCGGAGAAGGGCTCCACCATCACCGATGGCACCTACGTCTTTAAGAACAACGCAGCGGGAAGCGGAACGTGCGGGCTGTTCCTCGGCGGCACGGTGAAGGGAACATCGGGCAAAGACAAGTTGGTTATCACGGCCGACGATAAGAGCAATACCAATTTCTATGCTTCGGGCATGACGTTTGAGAACTGCACGGTCAACGTGACTTCCCAGGCACGCACCTGGTTCGATGCGCGTGACCTCAATCTGAAGAACGCTTCGCTTACCGTCAAAGGGTTCGGGCAGACGTTCTACATGAACAAGCTGAACATGGAAGGCTCCGACCTCACCATCAACCCGTCGTTCTACGGACAGACGGGCATGACTATCCAGTCATCCTCGAGCATCGTGAACTCGTACATCAAAGCAAACGCCGGATCGACTGCGGGTATTTCGATCGGAGCGGCAAACGGCACCATCAACGTCACCAACTCCACGTTGGAGTTCACTAACAACGGTACGGGCGGCCTTAACGTGAACACCGGCAAAGTCGTTCTCACGAACTCCACCATCAAGGGAAACGGCAAGAATGCCGGCGCCCTTTTCGGCGCCCAAACCAACGGTTCGATCGAGTTTAAGGAAAACTGCCTGGTCGAGACCCCGGCAGCCAAGAATAGCGACAACGGAGCCGGGCAGACGTCGAAGAACTTCATCGTGACGGGCGGTTCCTATCTGGTGAAGTACGCTCCGAGCTACAACAGCAGCCTTGGCAGCACCATCCCTACCAACGGTGCCGCTAATGGCGACGAGCAGCTTTCTTTGTTCACCCTTGCGGATTCATCCACCAACATGCTCAACCCCCTCAACAAGGATGGCCAGGCGTACGACTACTCCGTCTCCAAAGCGTCGAGCGACGGCGAGAAGCACGTGTGGGTACCCGCTGCCAAGTCGACCTTCAAGCTGAATGCCGACGACGCCGCTTCGAAGGTCGACGCAGCGTACGCCGATGGATCTGTGGCTGACAAGACGGCAAGCGCGATGCGCGGATACGCTCTTGGGGCTGCAAAATCCGTCGAGGGCGGCTCGGTGTCCATGCCGGATGACCCGTTTGCCCCGGGCTATAAGTTCCTGGGCTGGTTCTACAAAGACGCCGCAGGTACTGAAAAGGCCTTCGATGCCAGCGTCGTGCTTGCAGCCGATACGACGGTGTACGCGAAGTGGGAAAGCGACGCTTCGTCTTACGCGGTCAAGTACCACAACGGCGCCGATACTGATGTGACTTATCTTGCCTCTTCGAGCAACCCGGCCCGCACGATGCAGGTCCTCTCGATCGACGACGTGACGAAGGCTGCGCCTGCGTTTGCGCGCAACGGCAAGATCTTCAAGGGCTGGACTACCGAGCCCGACGGTGCGGGTAACGCGGTTGCGGTTGGCGACACGCTGAGCATCCCTGCGGGAACGGCCGTTTTGAACCTTTACGCAGCCTGGGAAGACAAGCTTGTTTCGGTCAAGTTCTCTGCAAACGGCGGTGCGTTTACCGCCGATAGCGTTTTCAAGAAGAACCCCGACGTTTTCGATATCGTCTCCGATGCGAACGGCGGCGAGATCGCAGTCGCGAAGAAGCAGGCCAAGGTATCCGACGATATGACCCTTAACGACCTGCTGAAGTCGTTGGGCACCGGTACTGTCACCGCTTCGACTAAGGGCATCGCCGATCCCGTGAGCAGCGACACCGATGCCGCCTACACGGGAATCGCAACGCGAAGCTACCATGTGCTCGGAAACGAGGATGTTGAGGAAACGGTCTTCTTCTGGACCACGCACAAATACTACTATTGGTTCAGCGACACGGCCGGTTCTACCAGGGCGACCATTGACGACAAGGTGAAACTTACCGAAGACCTCACGTTCTATCTGAAGTGGAACCCCGACCCTTCCATCGAAAAGATCGCGGGAGCAAGCTCTATCCCGAGCGATATGTGGAGCGGGGCTCAGGAAAAGACGACGTCTATCAAGGAAGTCGCCACGGATGAGGCCTTCAGCATGACCGGAGCGGTCGATGCCCAGATCATAGTCGATCAGATGAATGCGCTTGAAAGTTCCATCGCGGGCGGTTTGGACGACCTTGCCAAGATCTCGCTTTCCGACACTGCATCCGCCTTCAAAGCCACCATTAAACTCCCCGATGAGGTGGTGATCCCCGCCAATCCCAAGGTGACGGCGACGGGCTTGGGCGATTGCTTCAACCTCGACGGCGTCAGCGTCAATGGGCGGGAAGTCACGGTGCGCTTTGGTTTGAAAGGCGGCTTCGAGAACTACAAGCAGCTGAAAGACGCCGTGCTTTCAACGGGTAAAGACGATGTGCAAACCATGGTTGCCCAGGATCAAAACGCATCCGGCATCGCCAAACCCATCACCGTGACGGTAGAGGGGCTGACGCTCGATTCCAACGCCGTGACCAACGGCCAGGAATTGACGGCTACGGGCGTTGTGAGCGGCGAATTCTCCTCGTATGCGAAAAACACCGTGAGCGGTAAGGTCAAGAAGTTCGACTTCACCTGGAACGGTGATCAGATCGCCGGCAGCGCCGATCCTCGTGGAAACGATATCCGCCAAACCCTGCTGGTGGTAAAGCCCATGGATCAGGAGATCCCCGCCGACATCGTGGTCGGTTCGGAAACCGAGCACGACGCCGTATACGATGTTGTTCCCGGCGAGACGCTTGATTTCACGGGCACGATCGATGCTTCCGTGGTGAAGAACCAGATGAAGGGCATCGAGGCGCTGTTCCCCAACACAACCGATTACGACGCGATCGCGCTCGAGGACATGGCCTCTTCGTTTACGGCGAGCTTCAAGATCCCCGGCAAGATGACGCTTCCCGAAGGTCTGTCCAAGAAGTCCGTCAAGCTCGAGGGCTTCTCTGACACGTTCAGCGTATCCGACCTGACTGTTTCGGGTGATACCGTTACGATCAAGATGGATCTCAAGACCGGTATCAACACCTACAAGGACCTTCAAACGGCCGTTGCCGACAACCTTGGCGACATCATGAAAGTTACGATCCCCGGAATCAAGATCAACGACGATCTGGCTGCCGGGGAAACCGCCACGGTTTCCGGCAGCGTGTCCGGTTCGTTCAAGGCGAGCGCCATCAAGAAGGATTCGGGAACCGCTAAGGTCTTCGTGTTCAACTGGACCGGCCGGCAGACCGATGAGGGCCGCGACTTCACCCTGCCCAACGATCCCGGCATCAACTTCACGGTTGTCGCCGTAGCGCCGATGGAATCGAACCTTCCTGCAGATATGCTGGTGGGCGCTAATACCGAGCACGATGCGGTTATCGAGGCCGTTCAGGGATCTACGTTCGATTTGACGGGCGCTGTGAGCGCAGCTTCCATCCAGGACCAGATGAACAAGATCGAAGCCGTCTATCCGGGAGCGGACCACGACGGCATCAAGTTGGACATCGGAGGCTTCTCGTTCGATGCGGCGTTCACGGTGCCCGACGGCATGACGCTTCCCAGTGATCTGGACGCCTCCAAGGTTAAGGCCGTCGACTTCGGCGGCGGTTTCACCGTAAGCGACGTGAACGTCAGCGGGAAAACCGTAACGGTGACGTTTGCGCTTTCTGATCCCGTCGGGATCAAAACCTACAGCGACCTCGAGAAGATCGTCGATGCGGCGGGCGGGGCCGACGGCTGGATGAAGCTGGTCGTTCCCGGCATCAAGATCGATAGAAACGCTGCCCCGGATTCCCTCCTCACTATCAAAGGCGAGGTCAGCGGCAGCTTCCGTGCGTCGGCCACTTCTGCTGCGGGAACGCATAGGGCTTTCTCGTTCACGTGGAACGGCGTGCAGTGGCCCGACGGCAAGGATTTCGTCGCTACTGACGACGAGACGATTCAGCTCACCATGAAAGTTATCGCGCCTGCGCCCGTAAAGGCTTCTATCGAGGTCGAGAAGGCACTGGAGGGTCGGGCGTGGAAGTCCGATGATTCCTTCCGGTTTGAGATCTCGCCCCTTGACGGGGCTCCGGCCACTCCCCTTTCCGCGGTTTCGGTCCAAGCTGATTCCAAGGATCACAAGGCGTCTTTCGGCGAGGCAACCTACACAACGCCCGGTGTCTACTCCTATGAGGTGAAGGAGGTTCCCGGTAACCTCGCCAACGTTACGTACGACAGCAATGCCTACAAGGTCGTTGTCACGGTTTCTGACGGGGCGAACGGCACCCTTGTGGCGTCGGTTGCCTACCCTGATGGCATGGACGGCGCCGTGCGCTTCACCAACACGTACAAGGCCGCACCTACCGACGACAAACCCGTTGCTCCCATCGATAATGGGAAGAAGACCCCCGATGAGACGGCAGCTCCCCACACGGTGGTGAAGGTCGTGGCTCCCAGAAGCGCTTCTCCCCGCACGGGAGACGACCTTGGGATCCTTGCAGGGTTGGCGGTTGCGGTAGCGCTTTCCAGCGCTGCGGCTTACAAGCTGTCTACCCGTAAGAGGAAGTCCTAA
- a CDS encoding DUF4230 domain-containing protein, with amino-acid sequence MNPRKAACIAVLISALALCMTGCRKEESNTPDFSGYTKIAELATKECTYHNVAEIYNDGTDILFGINVGYKKAWFEYDCKVTLGIDVSKVKIEGPDQNNVVTIYIPEAQVIGLPVADENTFSDIYKDTGLLTGIETSDQSKAYEIAQEEMKRSIEADTDLMNQAKEQAKTLLGGYVQRIGASMNQNYEIKFVDAI; translated from the coding sequence ATGAATCCTAGAAAAGCAGCGTGCATTGCAGTTTTGATATCCGCACTCGCTCTTTGTATGACCGGTTGCAGAAAAGAAGAAAGCAATACACCCGACTTTTCCGGATATACAAAGATTGCGGAATTGGCAACGAAAGAATGCACTTATCACAATGTCGCTGAAATATACAACGACGGAACCGATATCCTCTTCGGGATAAATGTAGGGTACAAGAAGGCATGGTTTGAGTATGACTGCAAAGTGACCCTTGGAATCGACGTATCAAAAGTAAAGATCGAGGGACCCGATCAAAACAACGTAGTCACCATCTACATCCCGGAGGCCCAAGTTATCGGACTTCCGGTGGCCGACGAAAACACCTTCTCCGACATCTATAAAGATACCGGACTGCTTACGGGAATTGAAACCTCTGATCAATCAAAGGCTTATGAAATCGCTCAAGAAGAGATGAAGAGGTCGATAGAAGCCGATACCGATTTAATGAACCAAGCAAAGGAGCAAGCAAAGACCCTTCTAGGGGGATATGTTCAAAGAATAGGTGCGTCCATGAATCAAAACTATGAGATTAAGTTTGTAGACGCCATCTAA
- a CDS encoding YccF domain-containing protein: protein MQTIGNIIWILLGGIWTALAWAIAGIVFYITIIGIPLGRQAFKMAKLTLTPFGKTIEYGGGVPSLLANVIWVLFIGIWEAITYAICGIVFCATVVGIPFGIQLFKMAKLSLLPFGAKVY, encoded by the coding sequence ATGCAAACCATCGGGAACATTATTTGGATACTCCTTGGCGGTATATGGACCGCGTTAGCGTGGGCTATCGCAGGCATAGTGTTCTACATCACGATTATCGGAATTCCGCTTGGACGCCAGGCCTTCAAGATGGCAAAGCTAACGTTAACGCCGTTTGGGAAAACCATTGAATACGGTGGCGGTGTTCCGTCGCTCCTGGCGAACGTTATTTGGGTTCTTTTTATCGGCATCTGGGAAGCAATCACATACGCAATCTGCGGCATCGTATTTTGCGCGACTGTTGTTGGCATTCCATTTGGAATTCAGCTTTTCAAGATGGCCAAATTATCACTGCTGCCGTTTGGAGCTAAAGTTTATTAA